One Acidobacteriota bacterium DNA segment encodes these proteins:
- a CDS encoding glutamate synthase subunit beta, whose amino-acid sequence MGKVTGFIEYDREKFKYRPVEERLHDYREVTLPAEDAKLKKQAARCMDCGIPFCHMGCPLGNLIPDWNDLVYRDRWSEAITRLHSTNNFPEFTGRLCPAPCEGSCVLGINNQPVTIKQVEVSIIERAFESGFVKPFTPTVRTGKKVAVVGSGPAGLATADQLNKAGHLVTVFERADRVGGLMRYGIPEFKMEKNVLNRRLALMEQAGVIFRTSANIGVNVPVKELQKDFDAIVLAGGATAPRDLPIPGRELKGIYYAMDFLPLQNKKCEGDTIPDAQFISAEGKRVVIIGGGDTGADCLGTVHRQGCKSVHQLELLPKPPDARDVLNNPWPLWPNIFRTSSAHDEGGIREYSISTKNFSGVDGVVKKLHTVQVKMAPDAQGRLGFVDIPGTEMEIEADLVLLAMGFLGPEKKGMLDQFGVKLTERGNVARDANWMTNVPGVFTAGDMQRGQSLIVWAIAEGRSAARGVDTFLMGRSDLPAPLA is encoded by the coding sequence ATGGGTAAGGTAACTGGATTTATCGAGTACGACCGCGAGAAATTCAAATATCGGCCAGTCGAGGAGCGCCTCCACGACTACCGCGAAGTGACGCTGCCCGCCGAAGATGCCAAGCTTAAGAAGCAGGCCGCGCGCTGCATGGACTGCGGCATTCCCTTCTGCCACATGGGCTGTCCGCTGGGCAATCTGATCCCAGATTGGAACGACCTGGTCTATCGCGACCGTTGGTCGGAGGCGATCACGCGGCTGCACTCGACGAATAATTTCCCCGAGTTCACGGGACGCCTCTGCCCCGCGCCGTGCGAAGGCTCCTGCGTGCTGGGCATCAACAATCAGCCGGTTACGATCAAGCAGGTGGAAGTCTCCATCATCGAGCGTGCCTTCGAGAGTGGCTTCGTCAAGCCGTTCACGCCCACCGTGCGCACGGGCAAGAAGGTCGCTGTGGTGGGCTCCGGCCCGGCGGGGTTGGCGACGGCGGACCAGCTCAACAAGGCCGGCCATCTGGTAACCGTCTTCGAGCGCGCCGACCGCGTCGGCGGCTTGATGCGTTATGGCATCCCTGAATTCAAGATGGAGAAAAACGTCCTGAACCGGCGGCTCGCGCTGATGGAGCAGGCTGGAGTTATCTTCCGCACCAGCGCCAACATCGGCGTGAATGTTCCGGTTAAGGAATTGCAGAAGGACTTTGACGCCATCGTGCTGGCCGGCGGCGCCACCGCTCCGCGCGACCTGCCCATTCCCGGACGCGAGCTCAAGGGCATCTATTACGCGATGGACTTTCTGCCCTTGCAGAATAAGAAGTGCGAAGGCGACACCATTCCCGACGCTCAGTTCATCTCCGCCGAGGGCAAGCGCGTGGTGATCATCGGCGGCGGCGACACTGGCGCGGACTGCCTGGGCACGGTGCATCGACAGGGATGTAAGTCCGTCCACCAACTCGAACTGCTGCCTAAGCCTCCCGACGCGCGTGATGTGCTCAACAACCCCTGGCCGCTGTGGCCGAACATCTTCCGCACCTCCTCGGCGCATGACGAGGGCGGCATTCGCGAGTATTCCATTTCGACCAAGAACTTTTCCGGCGTTGATGGCGTGGTGAAGAAGCTGCACACCGTGCAGGTGAAGATGGCTCCCGACGCGCAGGGCCGCCTCGGCTTTGTCGACATTCCCGGCACCGAGATGGAGATCGAAGCCGATCTGGTGCTGCTGGCCATGGGCTTCCTCGGCCCCGAGAAGAAAGGCATGCTCGATCAGTTCGGCGTAAAGCTCACCGAGCGCGGCAACGTGGCGCGCGACGCCAACTGGATGACCAACGTCCCTGGCGTATTCACCGCCGGCGACATGCAGCGCGGCCAATCGCTGATCGTCTGGGCCATCGCCGAAGGCCGCTCCGCCGCCCGCGGCGTGGATACCTTCCTCATGGGCCGCTCTGATTTACCCGCGCCTCTTGCCTAG
- a CDS encoding phosphatidylinositol kinase, with amino-acid sequence MEHLRRMRGGAQSHLMRCSDEQYYVVKFRNNPQGPRILANEMLASHLAMSLGLPVSEPDIVLVSEWLIAHTPDLYIQNGSIQERCQSGFAFASRFPCDPLRSPAFDYLPAEQMPLVANLDAFAGMLVFDQWTCNCDTRQVVFHQTNSQANEAAPAFHATMIDQGYCFNGNQWNFPDSPRRGLFPNVAAYAGISGSSAIEPWLSRLRNFPDDFLDEAAATVPVEWYEGQTDELSRLMTTLAERRGQIRNLMEECMRAAQGSFPNWPSHPAKA; translated from the coding sequence GTGGAACATCTTCGACGCATGCGTGGTGGGGCGCAATCGCATCTGATGCGTTGCAGCGATGAGCAATATTACGTGGTCAAGTTCCGCAACAATCCGCAAGGCCCGCGCATCCTGGCCAATGAGATGCTGGCCAGCCATCTGGCCATGTCGCTGGGCTTGCCCGTCTCGGAGCCGGACATTGTGTTGGTCAGCGAATGGCTGATTGCGCACACGCCGGACCTGTACATTCAAAACGGCAGCATCCAGGAACGCTGCCAGAGTGGATTTGCCTTTGCCTCCCGGTTTCCCTGCGATCCCTTGCGCTCTCCAGCCTTCGACTACCTTCCCGCTGAGCAGATGCCGCTGGTGGCCAACCTGGATGCGTTTGCCGGCATGCTGGTGTTCGATCAATGGACCTGCAACTGCGACACGCGCCAAGTAGTCTTCCACCAGACAAACTCGCAGGCCAATGAAGCCGCACCAGCGTTTCACGCGACGATGATCGATCAGGGCTACTGCTTCAACGGTAATCAATGGAACTTCCCCGACTCGCCGCGCCGCGGCCTGTTTCCCAACGTGGCTGCCTACGCTGGAATCAGTGGATCGTCGGCGATTGAACCATGGCTGAGCCGCTTGCGGAATTTTCCCGATGACTTTTTGGACGAGGCGGCCGCCACCGTTCCGGTGGAGTGGTACGAGGGCCAGACCGATGAGTTGAGCCGTCTGATGACCACCTTGGCCGAACGCCGCGGGCAAATTCGGAATTTGATGGAGGAATGCATGCGCGCGGCGCAAGGCTCATTTCCGAACTGGCCGTCGCATCCTGCGAAGGCCTGA
- a CDS encoding TIGR00159 family protein — MNLDAVRRMIESLPPLTPLAVGELFILAALIYGALQFIRQAVAAQFLVWMALLGVAYFGGRWAGLTVAPELIGTLFPYLSFALIVLFQAEIRRGLSRLSRNPFGSRRMSPFEARHLFEDILMAVNRLAAQKIGALIVVERETSLRNYAESGVPLQARLTQDLLATIFQPRAPLHDGAVIIRRDRVLAAACFLPLTVNPALGSRLDLQLGTRHRAAIGITEETDAMAIVISEQTGFISLAMRGAIEMDITLEVLGQRLMEAFGQPANPAISAALSSAARTATATLVPEPSARENARHSE; from the coding sequence ATGAACCTTGATGCTGTCCGCCGAATGATCGAATCTCTGCCTCCGCTGACTCCGTTGGCGGTGGGCGAACTTTTTATTCTCGCCGCGCTCATCTACGGGGCGTTACAGTTCATCCGGCAGGCGGTGGCGGCGCAGTTCCTGGTTTGGATGGCCCTGCTCGGCGTCGCCTACTTCGGCGGGAGATGGGCCGGGCTCACGGTGGCCCCCGAGCTGATCGGAACGCTGTTCCCTTATCTCAGCTTTGCGCTGATCGTGTTGTTCCAAGCGGAGATTCGCCGCGGCCTGTCGCGCTTGAGCCGCAATCCATTCGGCTCTCGCCGCATGTCGCCGTTTGAGGCGAGGCATCTGTTTGAGGACATCCTAATGGCAGTCAATCGCCTGGCCGCGCAGAAGATCGGTGCGTTGATTGTGGTCGAGCGCGAAACCTCGCTGCGCAACTACGCCGAAAGCGGTGTCCCGTTGCAGGCCCGGCTGACGCAGGATCTGCTGGCGACCATCTTTCAGCCGCGCGCGCCACTGCATGACGGCGCGGTGATCATTCGCCGGGACCGCGTGCTGGCCGCCGCCTGTTTTCTGCCGCTGACGGTGAACCCGGCGCTGGGTTCTCGACTGGATCTGCAATTGGGCACGCGCCATCGCGCGGCGATTGGCATCACCGAGGAGACCGACGCGATGGCCATCGTCATCTCCGAGCAGACCGGCTTCATCTCGCTGGCCATGCGCGGCGCCATCGAAATGGACATCACGCTCGAGGTGCTTGGCCAGCGGCTGATGGAGGCCTTCGGCCAGCCTGCCAACCCCGCCATCTCTGCCGCGCTATCTTCGGCGGCGCGGACAGCGACTGCGACGCTGGTGCCGGAGCCGAGCGCACGAGAAAACGCCCGGCATTCTGAGTAA
- the glmM gene encoding phosphoglucosamine mutase, with protein MEKTLFGTDGIRGVAGDLPLDPTTIACVGRCLGRHLKKKQGQDCRVLIGQDTRESGSWIVATLSAALGEVGVAVASPGIVPTPGLAYLAVAGKYSAAVMVSASHNPFQDNGIKIFGSDGYKLPDAVELALEAEIHGELKGIRRVPVEPTLAILPTDRTLLQPYLNHLLEIARSVKPLPGRRAVIDCANGAATALAREVFSAIPYEWVYIGDRPDGRNINLGCGSMHLELLRSCVKQAHADFGVAFDGDADRALFVDGGGHVVNGDGVLIAAARYMQRTGTLRGSAVIGTVMTNLGLERALEKEGLALRRTAVGDKYVLEEMTRCGANLGGEQSGHIIFSDNATTGDGLLTALEMVTIMAAENRPLADLVKDLHVYPQKIRNMAVRERIPLEMLVGFQKQLRASEEHLGAGGRIVVRYSGTELLLRIMVEAETVELVDEHIAALEQALAGSLKAAPNAGKHRAHA; from the coding sequence ATGGAGAAAACGCTATTTGGAACGGATGGAATTCGCGGCGTTGCGGGCGACTTGCCGCTGGACCCGACCACGATTGCTTGCGTAGGGCGCTGCCTAGGGCGGCACTTAAAGAAGAAGCAGGGGCAGGACTGCCGCGTGCTAATCGGACAAGACACGCGGGAGTCCGGCTCGTGGATCGTCGCCACCCTGTCCGCCGCGCTCGGTGAGGTGGGCGTAGCGGTCGCCTCGCCGGGCATTGTGCCCACTCCGGGCCTCGCGTATCTGGCGGTGGCTGGGAAGTATTCCGCGGCGGTCATGGTCTCGGCTTCACACAATCCATTTCAGGACAACGGTATTAAGATTTTCGGCAGCGATGGGTATAAGCTGCCCGACGCAGTTGAGCTGGCGCTCGAGGCGGAGATTCACGGTGAACTCAAGGGTATCCGGCGCGTTCCCGTAGAGCCAACTTTGGCGATACTGCCAACGGATCGTACTCTGCTTCAGCCCTACCTCAATCATCTTCTGGAGATTGCCCGTAGCGTGAAACCGCTGCCGGGTCGTCGCGCCGTCATCGACTGTGCCAACGGTGCTGCCACGGCGCTGGCCCGCGAAGTGTTCTCCGCGATCCCCTATGAGTGGGTTTATATCGGCGACCGTCCCGATGGGCGCAACATTAACCTCGGCTGCGGCTCGATGCACCTTGAGCTGCTGCGCAGTTGCGTTAAACAAGCGCATGCGGATTTTGGCGTGGCCTTCGACGGCGATGCGGATCGCGCCCTGTTCGTGGACGGCGGTGGCCACGTGGTGAACGGCGACGGCGTTCTGATCGCTGCCGCCCGTTACATGCAGCGCACCGGCACGCTGCGCGGCAGCGCCGTCATCGGCACGGTGATGACCAACCTGGGCCTGGAGCGCGCTCTGGAGAAAGAGGGCCTGGCGCTGCGGCGCACGGCGGTCGGCGATAAATATGTTCTCGAGGAGATGACCCGCTGCGGCGCCAACCTGGGCGGCGAGCAATCCGGCCACATCATCTTCAGCGACAACGCCACGACCGGCGATGGCCTGCTCACAGCGCTCGAGATGGTTACCATCATGGCGGCGGAGAATCGGCCTCTGGCCGACCTGGTAAAAGACCTGCACGTCTATCCGCAAAAGATCCGCAACATGGCCGTGCGTGAGCGCATACCGCTCGAGATGCTGGTGGGCTTCCAGAAGCAGCTTCGCGCCAGCGAGGAGCATCTCGGCGCGGGGGGCCGCATCGTGGTGCGCTACTCCGGCACCGAGCTGCTGCTGCGCATCATGGTGGAGGCCGAGACCGTCGAATTGGTGGACGAGCACATTGCCGCGTTGGAACAGGCCTTGGCGGGTTCTCTCAAAGCGGCGCCCAATGCAGGCAAACACCGCGCCCATGCTTGA
- a CDS encoding acylphosphatase (catalyzes the hydrolysis of acylphosphate), with the protein MEARQFRITGRVQGVGFRFFVERVAREIGVHGWVRNCQDGAVEVLAECSLEKMEQLRAALFQGPPGSRVEQVSEQATARSISRRGFSIEATR; encoded by the coding sequence ATGGAAGCTCGACAGTTTCGCATTACGGGAAGAGTGCAGGGCGTGGGGTTCCGTTTCTTCGTGGAGCGCGTCGCTCGTGAGATTGGCGTGCATGGCTGGGTGCGCAACTGTCAGGACGGCGCGGTGGAAGTCCTCGCGGAATGCTCCCTTGAAAAAATGGAGCAACTGCGCGCCGCTCTCTTCCAAGGCCCGCCAGGCAGCCGCGTAGAGCAGGTGAGTGAGCAGGCTACTGCGCGGTCGATCTCCCGTCGCGGCTTCAGCATTGAGGCGACACGTTGA
- a CDS encoding adenine phosphoribosyltransferase, with product MDNLKKLIRQVPDWPKPGILFYDITTLLKDRDGFHSLIDAMAAQYAGARLDLVLGIEARGFIFGPALAYRLGAGFVPVRKPKKLPAETVRITYDLEYGTDSLEMHRDAIQPGQRVLIVDDLLATGGTANACVRLAGDLGAEIVGLGVVIELTFLNGRKKLDGVDVFSLLQYAD from the coding sequence ATGGACAATCTGAAGAAACTCATTCGGCAGGTTCCCGACTGGCCCAAGCCCGGGATTCTTTTTTACGACATCACCACGCTGTTAAAGGATCGCGACGGCTTCCACTCTTTGATCGATGCCATGGCCGCGCAGTACGCCGGAGCCAGGCTCGATCTGGTGCTGGGCATTGAAGCGCGCGGATTTATTTTTGGCCCTGCGCTCGCATACCGGCTCGGCGCGGGATTCGTTCCCGTGAGGAAACCCAAGAAGCTGCCGGCCGAGACGGTGCGCATCACCTACGATCTGGAGTACGGCACCGACTCGCTGGAAATGCACCGCGATGCGATTCAACCAGGCCAGCGTGTGTTGATCGTCGATGATCTGCTGGCCACCGGCGGCACCGCGAACGCGTGTGTGCGTTTGGCTGGCGATCTTGGGGCGGAGATCGTTGGCCTCGGAGTGGTGATCGAGCTTACCTTCCTGAATGGCCGCAAGAAATTGGATGGCGTGGATGTTTTCTCGCTGCTGCAATACGCTGATTAG
- a CDS encoding glycosyltransferase encodes MKKEKSPLYSVVIPIHNEEDSLIPLFSKIVETMEAHGWEFEIVFVDDASSDGSPALLEQIASLDSRVVIVQLRRNFGQTPALAAGFDYARGDIIISMDGDYQHDPTDLPAFITKIHEGYDIVSGWRKERVDDYVTRRLPSRMANWAMRKLSGVELHDFGTTFKAYRRDTIRAVNLYGELHRFIPALASLQGARMTEIPIHNIERPAGKSHYGLDRTFRVLFDLLTVRFLLRYITRPLHFFGMIGLACFTVGGGVFSFLLARKLMGHAIFIEHGPLLIVGAMAVIAGIQLISTGLIGELLTRIYFEGQQRRIYSVARVIGRSRKAGIA; translated from the coding sequence ATGAAAAAAGAGAAGTCTCCGCTCTACTCCGTCGTGATTCCCATCCACAACGAAGAGGACAGCCTCATCCCGCTGTTCTCCAAGATTGTAGAGACCATGGAAGCCCACGGTTGGGAATTTGAGATCGTCTTCGTCGATGACGCGAGCTCCGACGGCTCACCCGCGCTGCTGGAACAGATCGCCTCGCTTGATTCGCGCGTGGTGATCGTGCAGTTGCGCCGTAACTTCGGCCAGACGCCGGCGCTGGCCGCCGGATTCGACTACGCGCGCGGCGACATCATCATCTCCATGGACGGCGACTATCAACACGATCCCACTGACCTACCCGCGTTCATTACCAAGATTCATGAGGGCTACGACATTGTCAGCGGATGGCGCAAGGAGCGCGTGGACGATTACGTCACGCGACGGCTGCCCTCCAGGATGGCCAACTGGGCCATGCGCAAACTCTCTGGAGTGGAGCTGCATGATTTCGGGACGACGTTCAAGGCCTACCGCAGGGACACGATTCGCGCCGTTAATCTCTACGGCGAGCTGCATCGATTCATTCCAGCACTGGCCAGTTTGCAGGGCGCGCGGATGACGGAGATTCCCATTCACAATATCGAGCGGCCCGCGGGGAAGTCCCATTACGGGCTGGATCGGACCTTTCGTGTCCTGTTTGATCTGCTGACAGTGCGCTTTCTGCTGCGGTATATTACGCGCCCGCTGCACTTCTTCGGCATGATCGGGCTGGCCTGCTTCACGGTGGGTGGCGGTGTGTTCAGCTTTCTGCTGGCGCGTAAGCTGATGGGTCATGCCATCTTCATCGAACACGGGCCGCTGCTGATCGTGGGGGCAATGGCCGTGATCGCTGGCATTCAACTCATCTCAACTGGCTTGATCGGGGAGCTGCTGACGCGCATTTACTTCGAAGGGCAACAACGCCGCATATACTCGGTCGCCCGAGTGATTGGCCGCTCACGCAAAGCGGGCATCGCCTAA
- a CDS encoding ChbG/HpnK family deacetylase produces the protein MKQLIVNADDFGYTRGVNRAIVEACHQNGQGGRGIVTATSLMANAPAFDDAVELARQSPWLDVGCHLNLVDGQPVSPAASLPSLVDAGGRLLGSKRLGWRLITRAVSGTEIERECAAQVERLLAAGIQPSHLDTHQHTQLHPTVAAAVARTALRYGIGWLRRPFENVSPPAQFGNGTRRILAAVLRMLAGSFDRAVSDMRATNGLRCPDHFSGFVLTGALTIHSLHATLVRLPEGTTELICHPGYADAALAGSPTILQAERQRELEALCDPAVHDTLREYGIQLVSYRELPVLAHQAAGSSVLGMSSNSANSVGHAKLGRAK, from the coding sequence ATGAAGCAGTTAATCGTCAACGCGGATGATTTTGGCTACACCCGGGGAGTCAACCGGGCCATTGTCGAAGCTTGTCATCAAAATGGGCAGGGCGGGCGCGGAATTGTTACCGCCACTTCCTTAATGGCGAACGCTCCGGCGTTTGATGACGCCGTGGAACTAGCTCGCCAATCGCCGTGGCTGGATGTTGGTTGTCATCTGAATCTTGTGGATGGCCAGCCGGTCTCACCCGCAGCGTCGCTACCCAGTCTGGTGGATGCGGGCGGACGATTGCTGGGCTCGAAACGATTGGGCTGGCGTCTAATCACGCGAGCGGTAAGCGGCACGGAGATTGAGCGTGAGTGCGCGGCGCAGGTGGAGCGGCTGCTGGCCGCGGGGATTCAGCCCAGCCACCTGGACACGCATCAACACACGCAACTGCACCCGACGGTGGCGGCGGCCGTCGCGCGAACGGCCCTGCGCTATGGCATTGGATGGCTGCGCCGCCCGTTTGAAAATGTTTCACCGCCCGCGCAATTTGGAAACGGCACGCGGCGTATCCTGGCGGCGGTTCTCCGTATGCTGGCCGGTTCATTTGACCGCGCAGTGTCCGACATGAGAGCCACCAACGGTCTGCGCTGCCCGGATCACTTCAGCGGGTTTGTCCTGACTGGAGCGTTGACGATCCATTCTCTGCATGCCACGCTAGTGCGGCTTCCGGAGGGCACTACGGAACTGATATGCCACCCTGGATACGCTGACGCCGCGCTGGCCGGTTCCCCTACAATCCTGCAGGCGGAGCGACAGCGCGAGTTGGAGGCGCTCTGCGATCCCGCCGTGCATGACACACTCCGCGAATATGGCATCCAACTGGTCAGCTATCGTGAGCTGCCCGTGCTGGCACATCAGGCCGCCGGCAGCTCGGTTCTGGGGATGTCCTCAAACTCGGCCAACTCAGTTGGACACGCCAAGCTCGGACGGGCAAAGTGA